In Rahnella sikkimica, the following are encoded in one genomic region:
- a CDS encoding NAD-dependent epimerase: MKYLVTGAAGFIGFYVSQRLLVAGHSVVGLDNLNDYYDVNLKLARLAQLENKDGFEFVKLDLADREGMAALFAEQRFERVIHLAAQAGVRYSIENPLAYADSNLIGFVNVLEGCRHNKVGHLLYASSSSVYGLNKKRPFSTDDSVDHPVSLYAATKKANELMAHTYSHLYGIPTTGLRFFTVYGPWGRPDMALFKFTRAMIAGQSIDVYNRGEMYRDFTYIDDIAEAIVRLQDVVPQPDANWTVENGSPASSSAPYSVYNIGNNNPVKLMTYISALEKALGKVADKNLLPMQPGDVKDTSADTAPLYQAINFKPETPVEQGVQNFVDWYRDFYQV, encoded by the coding sequence ATGAAATATCTGGTAACCGGCGCAGCGGGCTTTATTGGGTTCTATGTGTCGCAACGATTGCTGGTTGCAGGCCATTCAGTTGTCGGATTGGATAATCTGAATGACTATTATGACGTCAACCTGAAACTTGCGCGGCTTGCTCAGTTGGAGAATAAAGACGGCTTTGAATTTGTTAAGCTGGATTTGGCTGACCGTGAGGGCATGGCGGCATTGTTTGCAGAGCAGCGTTTTGAGCGCGTTATTCATTTGGCCGCGCAGGCCGGTGTCCGATATTCCATCGAAAATCCTTTAGCTTATGCAGATTCTAACCTCATAGGATTTGTTAACGTTCTGGAAGGGTGTCGGCATAATAAAGTCGGACATTTGCTGTATGCATCGTCCAGCTCAGTTTATGGCCTGAACAAAAAACGGCCTTTCTCGACCGATGATTCCGTTGATCATCCTGTTTCATTATATGCCGCAACCAAAAAAGCCAACGAATTAATGGCTCACACTTATTCACATCTTTATGGCATTCCTACAACCGGATTACGGTTCTTTACCGTATATGGCCCGTGGGGACGTCCGGACATGGCCTTGTTTAAATTTACCAGGGCCATGATTGCCGGGCAGAGTATTGATGTTTATAACCGTGGCGAAATGTACCGTGACTTTACTTATATTGATGACATTGCCGAAGCGATTGTACGTTTGCAGGATGTTGTTCCGCAACCGGATGCAAACTGGACGGTAGAGAACGGTTCTCCGGCCAGCAGCTCAGCACCGTACTCTGTTTATAATATTGGTAATAACAACCCGGTTAAGCTGATGACGTATATCAGCGCGCTGGAGAAGGCGCTGGGCAAGGTGGCGGATAAGAACCTTCTGCCGATGCAGCCTGGTGACGTCAAAGACACCAGCGCGGATACAGCGCCGCTGTATCAGGCGATTAACTTTAAGCCCGAAACGCCGGTAGAGCAGGGTGTGCAGAACTTTGTCGACTGGTATCGCGATTTCTATCAGGTCTGA
- a CDS encoding thymidine kinase → MAQLYFYYSAMNAGKSTSLLQSSYNYQERGMRTLVLTAELDHRFGVGKVSSRIGLSSDAELYNNDTELFNLIAQENRSQRLNCVLIDECQFLTKAQVSQLTDVVDDLDVPVLCYGLRTDFRGELFEGSEYLLAWADKLVELKTICHCGRKANRNLRLDENGQALHDGAQVVIGGDESYVSVCRKHYKEAMAAINTKDDPTSV, encoded by the coding sequence ATGGCTCAGCTTTATTTTTATTACTCGGCGATGAATGCCGGAAAGTCTACCTCGTTGCTGCAATCTTCATATAATTATCAAGAACGTGGTATGCGCACGCTGGTGTTAACGGCTGAATTAGACCATCGTTTTGGCGTGGGTAAAGTCAGCTCCCGCATTGGTTTGTCTTCTGATGCAGAGCTTTATAACAATGACACAGAGCTCTTTAACCTGATAGCGCAGGAGAACCGTTCACAGCGTCTGAATTGCGTTCTGATAGACGAATGCCAGTTCCTGACCAAGGCGCAGGTATCGCAGCTCACAGACGTTGTTGATGACCTGGATGTGCCTGTGCTGTGTTACGGGCTGCGGACGGATTTCCGTGGCGAGCTTTTTGAGGGCAGTGAATATTTGCTGGCCTGGGCGGATAAATTAGTTGAGCTTAAAACTATTTGCCACTGTGGTCGTAAGGCAAACCGGAATCTGCGTTTAGATGAAAATGGTCAGGCGCTGCACGATGGCGCGCAAGTTGTGATCGGCGGCGATGAAAGCTACGTCTCGGTATGCCGTAAGCATTACAAAGAGGCGATGGCGGCTATCAACACGAAGGATGATCCAACGTCCGTGTGA
- a CDS encoding YchE family NAAT transporter: protein MSQSLLDFSGYIKFFVGLFALVNPVGILPVFISMTSYQAAAGRNKTNMTANLSVAIILSTALFLGDAILHLFGISIDSFRIAGGILVVTIAMSMISGKLGEDKQNKQEKSETAIRENVGVVPLALPLMAGPGAISSTIVWSSRYNGWQNLLGLTVAIIFFAFCCWLLFRAAPLLVRLLGQTGINVITRIMGLLLMSLGIEFIVTGIKAIFPGLL, encoded by the coding sequence GTGAGCCAATCTTTATTAGATTTTTCAGGGTATATCAAATTTTTCGTCGGTCTGTTTGCACTGGTCAACCCGGTGGGGATCTTGCCGGTGTTTATCAGTATGACCAGCTATCAGGCAGCGGCAGGGCGTAATAAGACCAACATGACAGCCAACCTGTCAGTGGCCATTATATTGTCGACCGCGCTTTTCCTGGGCGACGCGATTTTGCATCTGTTTGGGATTTCCATTGATTCATTCCGTATTGCCGGCGGGATCCTGGTGGTGACGATTGCGATGTCGATGATCAGCGGTAAGCTGGGTGAAGATAAACAGAACAAACAGGAAAAGTCAGAAACGGCAATCCGCGAAAACGTGGGAGTGGTTCCGCTGGCGTTACCTCTGATGGCCGGGCCAGGTGCGATAAGCTCGACGATTGTCTGGAGCTCCCGCTATAACGGCTGGCAGAATCTGCTGGGTCTGACCGTTGCAATCATCTTCTTTGCGTTTTGCTGCTGGCTGTTGTTTCGTGCGGCACCTTTATTAGTCCGCCTGCTTGGGCAAACCGGTATCAACGTCATTACCCGTATCATGGGACTTTTGCTGATGTCACTCGGCATTGAGTTTATCGTGACCGGTATTAAAGCGATTTTCCCCGGCTTGCTCTGA
- the oppB gene encoding oligopeptide ABC transporter permease OppB — MLKFILRRCLEAIPTLFILITISFFMMRLAPGSPFTGERNLPPEVMANIEAKYHLNDPMYKQYFHYLEQLAKGDFGPSFKYKDYTVNDLVAASFPVSAKLGLAAFIMAIVFGVSAGVIAALNQNTKWDYTVMGVAMTGVVIPSFVVAPLLVLIFAITLKWLPGGGWNGGGAKYMILPMVALSLAYIASIARITRGSMIEILHSNFIRTARAKGLPLRRIILRHALKPALLPVLSYMGPAFVGIITGSMVIESIFGLPGIGQLFVNGALNRDYSLVLSLTILVGALTILFNAIVDVLYAVIDPKIRY, encoded by the coding sequence ATGTTAAAGTTTATTTTACGCCGCTGTCTGGAAGCGATTCCGACGCTATTCATTCTGATCACTATTTCGTTTTTTATGATGCGTCTCGCACCGGGCAGCCCTTTTACGGGTGAGCGTAATCTTCCGCCAGAAGTGATGGCGAACATTGAGGCGAAATACCACCTCAATGACCCGATGTATAAGCAGTATTTCCACTATTTAGAACAGCTGGCTAAAGGCGATTTCGGCCCGTCGTTCAAATACAAGGATTACACCGTTAATGATCTGGTTGCGGCCTCGTTCCCGGTTTCGGCGAAACTCGGACTGGCGGCATTTATCATGGCGATTGTCTTTGGTGTATCAGCCGGGGTTATTGCGGCGCTGAATCAAAACACGAAATGGGATTATACCGTGATGGGCGTTGCGATGACCGGGGTGGTTATCCCCAGTTTCGTGGTTGCGCCGTTACTGGTACTGATATTTGCGATTACTCTCAAATGGCTGCCAGGCGGCGGCTGGAATGGCGGCGGAGCGAAATACATGATCCTGCCGATGGTCGCACTCTCACTGGCGTATATTGCCAGTATCGCGCGTATCACCCGCGGTTCTATGATTGAAATTCTGCACTCCAACTTCATCCGTACGGCTCGCGCCAAAGGTTTACCGTTGCGTCGCATTATCTTGCGCCACGCGCTCAAACCCGCGCTGCTGCCAGTACTGTCGTATATGGGGCCAGCTTTCGTTGGGATCATCACCGGCTCTATGGTTATCGAGAGCATTTTCGGATTGCCGGGCATCGGCCAGCTGTTCGTTAACGGGGCATTAAACCGTGACTACTCGCTGGTTCTCAGCCTGACTATTTTGGTGGGCGCATTGACCATTCTGTTCAATGCAATCGTCGACGTGCTGTATGCCGTCATCGACCCGAAAATCCGTTATTAA
- the hns gene encoding histone-like nucleoid-structuring protein H-NS, translated as MSEALKILNNIRTLRAQARECTLETLEEMLEKLEVVVNERREEDSQAAAEIEERTRKLQQYREMLIADGIDPNELLQTMAATKATGKAKRAARPAKYKYVDENGENKTWTGQGRTPAVIKKAIEEQGKSLDDFLL; from the coding sequence ATGAGCGAAGCATTAAAGATTCTGAACAACATCCGTACTCTGCGTGCGCAAGCAAGAGAATGCACTCTGGAAACTCTGGAAGAGATGCTGGAAAAATTAGAAGTTGTTGTGAACGAGCGTCGCGAAGAAGATTCTCAGGCTGCTGCTGAGATTGAAGAGCGCACCCGTAAACTGCAACAATATCGCGAAATGCTGATTGCTGACGGTATTGACCCTAACGAATTGCTGCAAACTATGGCTGCTACCAAAGCAACCGGTAAAGCAAAACGTGCAGCGCGTCCTGCTAAATACAAATACGTTGATGAGAACGGCGAAAACAAAACTTGGACTGGCCAGGGTCGTACTCCAGCCGTGATCAAGAAAGCAATCGAAGAGCAAGGTAAATCACTGGACGATTTCCTGCTGTAA
- a CDS encoding UDP-glucose dehydrogenase family protein, with protein MKVTVFGIGYVGLVQAAVLAEVGHEVLCIDVDAKKVENLKNGQIPIFEPGLTPLVQRNYEAGRLLFSTNAAEGVAHATVQFIAVGTPPDEDGSADLKYVTAVARTIAEYMTEPKVVIDKSTVPVGTADKVRAVMTEKLKERGVDIEFNVVSNPEFLKEGAAVADCMRPERIVIGTDNPDAIDPIRELYEPFNRNHDRMILMDIRSAELTKYAANCMLATKISFMNEMSNLAEMLGADIEKVRQGIGSDSRIGYHFIYPGCGYGGSCFPKDVQALIRTAEHIGYQPKLLQAVEQVNYQQKYKLPAFIQRHFGDDLKGRTFALWGLSFKPNTDDMREASSRVLMEQLWAAGAKIKAYDPEAMNETQRIYGQRDDLELMGTKESALQNADALIICTEWQNFRAPDFDAIKKTLKEPVIFDGRNLYDPERLEKRGFTYYGIGRGASINPVL; from the coding sequence AACAGTTTTTGGTATCGGTTACGTCGGACTTGTTCAGGCGGCGGTTCTTGCTGAAGTCGGGCATGAAGTCCTGTGCATCGATGTTGATGCTAAAAAGGTCGAAAACCTGAAAAATGGGCAGATCCCAATTTTCGAACCAGGTTTAACTCCGCTGGTTCAGCGGAACTATGAAGCAGGGCGTTTGTTGTTCAGCACCAATGCGGCTGAAGGCGTGGCGCACGCAACCGTTCAATTTATTGCCGTAGGCACACCTCCCGATGAAGATGGCTCTGCGGATCTGAAATATGTCACCGCCGTGGCGCGTACCATCGCCGAGTACATGACCGAACCGAAAGTGGTCATTGATAAATCTACCGTTCCTGTAGGCACCGCCGATAAAGTGCGTGCCGTGATGACTGAAAAGCTGAAAGAACGCGGTGTAGATATCGAATTTAACGTGGTCTCTAACCCTGAATTCCTCAAAGAAGGCGCGGCAGTGGCTGACTGCATGCGACCTGAGCGCATCGTTATTGGTACGGATAATCCGGACGCCATTGACCCCATCCGCGAGTTGTATGAGCCGTTCAACCGTAATCATGATCGCATGATCCTGATGGATATCCGCAGTGCGGAGCTGACCAAATACGCCGCAAACTGCATGTTAGCGACAAAAATCAGCTTTATGAATGAGATGTCAAATCTGGCAGAGATGCTGGGCGCGGATATCGAGAAAGTGCGTCAGGGGATTGGTTCTGATTCACGCATTGGTTACCACTTCATTTATCCTGGCTGCGGTTACGGCGGTTCCTGTTTCCCGAAAGACGTTCAGGCCCTGATCCGCACGGCTGAACACATTGGCTACCAGCCAAAACTGCTTCAGGCCGTTGAGCAGGTCAATTACCAGCAGAAATATAAACTGCCTGCATTTATTCAGCGTCACTTTGGTGATGACCTGAAAGGCAGAACGTTCGCGCTTTGGGGACTGTCATTTAAACCGAATACTGATGATATGCGTGAAGCATCCAGCCGTGTATTAATGGAACAACTCTGGGCTGCGGGTGCGAAAATCAAAGCGTATGACCCTGAAGCGATGAATGAAACTCAACGTATTTACGGGCAGCGTGACGATCTGGAATTGATGGGGACAAAAGAGTCCGCATTACAAAATGCCGATGCGTTGATTATTTGTACCGAATGGCAGAATTTCCGCGCGCCAGACTTTGATGCCATTAAAAAAACGTTGAAAGAGCCGGTCATTTTCGATGGTCGTAATTTATACGATCCTGAACGTTTGGAAAAACGCGGATTTACTTACTATGGCATTGGCCGTGGTGCATCAATCAATCCCGTTTTGTAA
- the oppA gene encoding oligopeptide ABC transporter substrate-binding protein OppA has product MTNITKKNLLAACIMAAVGSISVNNAFAANVPAGVTLAAKQELVRNNGSEVQSLDPHKVEGVPESNVIRDLLEGLVNTDSKDGSVIPGVATSWDNKDFKVWTFHLRPEAKWSNGDPVTAQDFVYSWQRLADPKTASPYESYLQYGHIENIDDIISGKKSPDTLGVKALDDHTLQVTLTEPVPYFVKMLSHTAMKPVNKKVVEKFGDKWTQPENYVSNGAFTLKAWTVNERIVLERSPTYWDNAKTVINQVTYLPISSEVTDVNRYRSGEIDMTYNNMPIELFQKLKKEIPTEVHVDPYLCTYYYEINNQKAPFTDSRVREALKLGLDRDIIVNKVKAQGDLPAYGYTPPYTDGAKLTPPAWFKETQEQRNEQAKKLLAEAGYTSAKPLTFDLLYNTSDLHKKLAIAAAAIWKKNLGVDVKLVNQEWKTFLDSRHQGNFDVARAGWCSDYNEPSSFLNTMLSDSSNNTAHYKSPAFDKDIADTLNVKTDEERAALYQKAETQLDKDSAIVPVYYYVNARLVKPYVGGYTGKDPQDNVYVKDLYIIKH; this is encoded by the coding sequence ATGACCAACATCACAAAAAAAAATCTGCTGGCTGCATGCATCATGGCTGCAGTGGGCTCAATTTCCGTTAATAACGCATTTGCGGCCAATGTGCCTGCTGGCGTGACACTGGCTGCAAAACAAGAACTGGTGCGTAATAACGGTTCTGAAGTTCAGTCTCTTGACCCGCACAAAGTTGAAGGCGTGCCGGAATCAAACGTAATCCGTGATTTGCTCGAAGGTCTGGTTAACACCGACAGCAAAGACGGCAGCGTAATCCCTGGCGTAGCAACCAGCTGGGATAACAAAGATTTTAAAGTCTGGACTTTCCACCTGCGTCCGGAAGCTAAATGGTCAAATGGCGATCCTGTTACGGCACAAGATTTCGTTTACAGCTGGCAGCGCCTGGCTGACCCGAAAACCGCTTCTCCGTACGAAAGCTATCTGCAATACGGTCACATCGAAAACATCGATGACATCATCAGCGGCAAGAAGAGTCCTGATACTCTGGGTGTGAAGGCGCTGGACGACCATACCCTGCAAGTGACCCTGACCGAACCTGTTCCTTATTTCGTAAAAATGCTGTCTCACACCGCGATGAAGCCGGTAAACAAAAAAGTGGTTGAGAAATTTGGCGACAAATGGACTCAGCCTGAAAACTACGTGAGCAACGGCGCATTCACCCTGAAAGCCTGGACCGTCAACGAACGTATCGTTCTGGAACGCAGCCCGACTTACTGGGACAACGCGAAAACTGTGATTAACCAGGTGACTTACCTGCCAATTTCTTCTGAAGTGACAGACGTAAACCGCTACCGCAGCGGCGAAATCGACATGACTTACAACAACATGCCGATTGAGCTGTTCCAGAAACTGAAAAAAGAAATCCCGACTGAAGTTCATGTTGACCCGTACCTGTGTACTTATTACTACGAAATCAACAACCAGAAAGCACCGTTTACCGATTCCCGCGTACGTGAAGCACTGAAACTGGGTCTGGATCGCGACATCATCGTGAACAAAGTAAAAGCGCAGGGCGATCTGCCAGCGTACGGCTACACCCCGCCTTACACCGATGGCGCAAAACTGACGCCTCCGGCCTGGTTCAAAGAAACGCAGGAACAGCGCAACGAGCAGGCGAAAAAACTGCTGGCCGAAGCGGGTTATACCTCTGCTAAGCCTCTGACGTTTGATCTGCTGTACAACACGTCTGACCTGCATAAAAAACTGGCGATCGCTGCGGCCGCTATCTGGAAGAAAAACCTGGGCGTTGACGTTAAACTGGTCAACCAGGAATGGAAAACCTTCCTCGACAGCCGTCATCAGGGCAACTTCGACGTTGCGCGTGCGGGCTGGTGTTCTGACTACAACGAACCTTCTTCCTTCCTGAACACCATGCTGTCTGACAGCAGCAACAACACCGCGCACTACAAGAGCCCGGCGTTTGATAAAGACATCGCAGACACTCTGAATGTGAAAACTGACGAAGAACGCGCTGCGCTTTACCAGAAAGCGGAAACTCAGCTGGATAAAGACTCTGCCATCGTGCCTGTTTATTACTACGTGAACGCGCGTCTGGTGAAACCTTACGTTGGCGGCTACACCGGTAAAGATCCACAAGACAACGTCTACGTGAAAGATCTGTACATCATCAAGCACTAA
- the oppC gene encoding oligopeptide ABC transporter permease OppC, protein MMLSKKNSDVVENLSEKLEVEGRSLWQDARRRFMHNRAAVTSLVVLAFIALFVTFAPMLSQFAYDDTDWNMMSGAPDFASHHYFGTDSSGRDLLVRVAIGGRISLMVGVAAALVAVILGTLYGSLSGYLGGKIDSAMMRLLEILNSFPFMFFVILLVTFFGQNILLIFVAIGMVSWLDMARIVRGQTLSLKRKEFIEAALVSGVNTRNIVLRHIVPNVLGVVVVYASLLVPSMILFESFLSFLGLGTQEPLSSWGALLSDGANSMEVSPWLLLFPAGFLVVTLFCFNFIGDGLRDALDPKDR, encoded by the coding sequence ATGATGTTAAGTAAAAAAAATAGCGACGTCGTCGAAAACCTCAGCGAAAAGCTGGAAGTGGAAGGCCGCAGTTTATGGCAGGATGCGCGCCGCCGGTTTATGCATAACCGCGCCGCGGTCACCAGCCTGGTTGTGTTGGCCTTTATCGCACTGTTCGTGACATTTGCGCCGATGTTGTCGCAGTTTGCCTACGATGACACTGACTGGAACATGATGTCAGGCGCGCCTGATTTCGCCTCTCACCACTATTTCGGCACCGATTCTTCTGGTCGTGATTTGCTGGTGCGTGTGGCGATTGGTGGACGCATTTCCCTGATGGTCGGGGTGGCTGCGGCGCTGGTGGCGGTGATCCTCGGTACGCTGTACGGATCTTTGTCCGGCTATCTGGGCGGTAAAATCGACTCTGCCATGATGCGTCTGCTGGAAATCCTCAACTCCTTCCCGTTCATGTTCTTCGTGATCCTGCTGGTGACGTTCTTCGGGCAGAATATTCTGTTGATCTTCGTGGCGATCGGGATGGTGTCCTGGCTGGATATGGCGCGTATCGTTCGCGGCCAGACCCTCAGCCTGAAACGCAAAGAATTCATCGAAGCCGCGCTGGTAAGTGGTGTGAATACGCGCAATATCGTCCTGCGTCACATTGTTCCTAACGTGTTGGGCGTTGTCGTGGTGTATGCGTCACTGCTGGTTCCCAGCATGATCCTGTTCGAATCCTTCCTGAGCTTCTTAGGTTTGGGTACACAGGAGCCACTGAGCAGCTGGGGCGCGTTGCTGAGCGACGGCGCCAACTCGATGGAAGTTTCACCCTGGTTACTGTTGTTCCCGGCAGGTTTCCTGGTTGTCACTCTGTTCTGTTTCAATTTTATCGGCGATGGCCTGCGTGATGCCCTCGACCCGAAAGATCGTTAA
- the adhE gene encoding bifunctional acetaldehyde-CoA/alcohol dehydrogenase: MAVTNVAELNALVARVKKAQREYANFSQEQVDKIFAAAALAAADARILLAKLAVEESGMGIVEDKVIKNHFASEYIYNAYKDEKTCGILGQDDTFGTITIAEPIGLICGIVPTTNPTSTAIFKALISLKTRNGIIFSPHPRAKNATNKAADIVLQAAIAAGAPKDIIGWIDEPSVELSNQLMHHPDLNLILATGGPGMVKAAYSSGKPAIGVGAGNTPVVVDETADIKRVVASVLMSKTFDNGVICASEQSIIVVDSAYNAVRERFASHGGYMLQGKELKAVSDIILKNGGLNAAIVGQPAVKIAEMAGIKVPSNTKVLIGEVSVVDESEPFAHEKLSPTLAMYRAKDFEDAVNKAEKLVEMGGIGHTSCLYTDQDNQPERVNYFGNKMKTARILINTPASQGGIGDLYNFKLAPSLTLGCGSWGGNSISENVGPKHLINKKTVAKRAENMLWHKLPKSIYFRRGSLPIALEEVATDGAKRAFIVTDRYLFNNGYADQITSVLKSHGIETEVFFEVEADPTLSIVRKGAEQMNSFKPDVIIALGGGSPMDAAKIMWVLYEHPNTQFEDLALRFMDIRKRIYKFPKMGVKAKMIAVTTTSGTGSEVTPFAVVTDDATGQKYPLADYALTPDMAIVDANLVMNMPKSLCAFGGLDAVTHALEAYVSVLANEYSDGQALQALKLLKENLPASYKEGAKNPVARERVHNAATIAGIAFANAFLGVCHSMAHKLGSEFHIPHGLANAMLISNVIRYNANDNPTKQTAFSQYDRPQARRRYAEVADHLGLGAPGDRTAQKIAKLLKWLDEIKAELGIPTSIREAGVQEADFLAKVDKLSEDAFDDQCTGANPRYPLIAELKQILMDTYYGREFSEEIAEEVVVAAPKAEKKTSKK; the protein is encoded by the coding sequence ATGGCTGTAACAAATGTCGCTGAACTAAACGCACTCGTAGCACGAGTCAAGAAGGCACAGCGCGAATATGCCAACTTCAGTCAAGAACAAGTAGATAAGATTTTCGCTGCCGCCGCTCTGGCTGCTGCCGATGCTCGAATTCTGCTCGCCAAACTGGCTGTTGAAGAATCCGGAATGGGTATCGTCGAAGACAAAGTGATCAAAAACCACTTCGCCTCTGAATATATCTACAATGCTTACAAAGATGAAAAGACCTGTGGCATTCTGGGCCAGGATGATACTTTCGGTACCATCACTATCGCTGAGCCAATCGGCCTGATTTGCGGTATCGTTCCAACTACCAACCCGACTTCTACTGCGATTTTCAAAGCGCTTATCAGCCTGAAAACCCGTAACGGCATCATTTTCTCCCCGCACCCACGTGCAAAAAATGCGACCAACAAAGCCGCTGATATCGTGCTGCAAGCTGCTATCGCTGCAGGCGCACCAAAAGACATCATCGGCTGGATCGATGAACCAAGTGTAGAACTGTCTAACCAGTTAATGCATCACCCTGACCTGAACCTGATTCTGGCAACCGGTGGTCCGGGCATGGTTAAAGCAGCTTACAGCTCCGGTAAACCAGCCATCGGCGTTGGTGCAGGTAACACCCCGGTTGTTGTTGATGAAACTGCTGACATCAAACGTGTTGTGGCTTCTGTTCTGATGTCTAAAACCTTCGATAACGGCGTAATCTGTGCATCTGAACAGTCTATTATCGTCGTTGATTCTGCTTATAACGCAGTGCGTGAACGTTTCGCTTCCCACGGCGGCTACATGCTGCAGGGCAAAGAGCTGAAAGCGGTTTCTGATATTATCCTTAAAAACGGCGGTCTGAACGCAGCCATCGTGGGCCAGCCTGCAGTGAAAATTGCTGAAATGGCCGGTATCAAAGTTCCTTCTAACACCAAAGTGTTAATCGGCGAAGTCAGCGTTGTTGACGAATCTGAACCGTTTGCACACGAAAAACTGTCCCCTACTCTGGCAATGTATCGCGCTAAAGATTTCGAAGACGCGGTAAACAAAGCTGAGAAACTGGTAGAAATGGGCGGCATCGGTCACACCTCTTGTCTGTATACAGACCAGGACAACCAACCAGAACGTGTGAACTATTTTGGCAACAAAATGAAAACCGCACGTATCCTGATCAACACCCCGGCTTCACAGGGTGGTATCGGTGACCTGTATAACTTCAAACTTGCCCCTTCTCTGACGCTGGGTTGCGGTTCATGGGGTGGTAACTCCATCTCTGAAAACGTCGGTCCTAAACACTTGATCAACAAGAAAACTGTAGCGAAGCGAGCAGAAAACATGTTGTGGCATAAACTTCCGAAATCAATCTACTTCCGCCGTGGCTCACTGCCAATCGCGCTGGAAGAAGTGGCAACGGATGGAGCGAAACGCGCCTTCATCGTTACTGACCGTTACCTGTTCAACAACGGCTATGCTGACCAGATCACCAGCGTTCTGAAAAGTCACGGTATTGAAACTGAAGTGTTCTTCGAAGTTGAAGCGGATCCAACACTGAGCATCGTTCGTAAAGGTGCTGAGCAAATGAATTCCTTCAAACCAGACGTTATCATCGCGCTGGGTGGCGGTTCCCCGATGGACGCCGCGAAGATCATGTGGGTGCTGTACGAACATCCAAACACTCAGTTCGAAGATTTGGCGCTGCGCTTTATGGATATCCGTAAACGTATCTACAAATTCCCGAAAATGGGCGTGAAAGCAAAAATGATTGCTGTCACCACCACTTCCGGTACAGGTTCTGAAGTCACACCGTTTGCCGTGGTAACTGACGATGCAACTGGTCAGAAATACCCACTGGCCGACTATGCGCTGACACCTGATATGGCTATCGTTGACGCAAACCTGGTCATGAACATGCCGAAATCACTGTGTGCCTTCGGCGGTCTGGATGCGGTCACTCACGCACTGGAAGCTTATGTTTCTGTACTGGCTAACGAATATTCTGATGGTCAGGCTCTGCAAGCGCTGAAATTGCTGAAAGAAAACCTGCCTGCCAGCTACAAAGAAGGCGCTAAAAACCCGGTTGCTCGTGAACGTGTTCACAATGCGGCAACTATCGCGGGTATCGCGTTTGCCAACGCCTTCCTGGGTGTCTGTCACTCAATGGCCCACAAACTGGGTTCTGAGTTCCACATCCCACACGGCCTTGCTAACGCCATGTTGATTTCTAACGTGATCCGCTACAACGCCAACGATAATCCAACTAAACAGACTGCTTTCAGTCAGTATGACCGCCCACAAGCGCGTCGCCGTTACGCAGAAGTGGCAGACCATTTGGGTCTGGGCGCTCCTGGTGACCGCACTGCACAGAAAATTGCAAAACTGCTGAAATGGTTGGATGAGATTAAAGCGGAACTGGGCATCCCAACGTCTATCCGTGAAGCCGGCGTTCAGGAAGCAGACTTCCTGGCTAAAGTAGATAAACTGTCTGAAGATGCGTTCGACGATCAGTGTACCGGTGCTAACCCGCGTTACCCGCTGATTGCAGAACTGAAACAGATTCTGATGGATACTTACTACGGTCGCGAATTCAGCGAAGAAATTGCAGAAGAAGTTGTTGTTGCAGCGCCTAAAGCTGAGAAGAAAACCAGCAAAAAATAA